CTGTGTGTCACCGGCGGCACTGGGCCGGGAACCGCACGACGCACACGGGGAGAGACGACGATGGCGCTGCAGATGACGGAGCACCGGACGCGCCCGGCAGCGGGCACCCAGCACGACCCGGCCGACGAGGCCCTGACCGACCTGGACGCCACCGACGAGCGCGGCATCTCCACGGACCTGGTCCGGGCGTACCTGAACGGGATCGGCCGCACGAAGCTGCTGACCGCGGCCCAGGAGGTCGACCTGGCCCGGCGGATCGAGGCCGGGCTGTTCGCCGAGGAGAAGCTGGCGACCTGCACCCCCGTCTCCCCCGAGCTGAAGGCGGACCTGGAGCTGATCGTCGCCGAGGGGCGGGCCGCCAAGGATCACCTGCTCGAGGCGAACCTGCGGTTGGTGGTGAGCATCGCGAAGCGCTACACCGGACGCGGGATGGCGTTCCTCGACCTGATCCAGGAGGGCAACCTCGGCCTCATCCGCGCGGTCGAGAAGTTCGACTACGCCAAGGGCTACAAGTTCTCCACCTACGCCACCTGGTGGATCCGCCAGGCCATCACCCGGGCCATGGCCGACCAGGCCCGCACCATCCGCATCCCGGTGCACATGGTCGAGCAGGTCAACCGGATGGTCCGGGCCCGCCGCGAACTGTCGGTGTCGCTGGGCCGCGAGCCCACCGTCGCCGAGGTCGCCCGGGCGCTCGACATCCCCGAGTTCCAGGTGATCGAGCTGATCTCGTACGACCGCGAGCCGGTCAGCCTCGACCAGGCGGTCGGCGAGGACGGCGAGAGCGCGCTCGGCGACTTCGTCGCCGCGGTGGACCCGCGCGACGAGCCGGGCGACGCCGCGGCGCAGGGTGAGCTGCGCAACGAGGTCCGGATCGTGCTGGCCACCCTCTCCCAGCGCGAGCAGGCGGTGATCCGGCTCCGGTTCGGGCTGGACGACGGCCGGCAGCGCACCCTGGACGAGGTCGGCCGCGAGTTCGGCCTCTCCCGGGAGCGGATCCGGCAGATCGAGAAGGTGACGCTGCTGAAGCTCCGCGCTCCCGAGCGGGCGCAGCGCCTGGAGGCGTACGCCTGCTGACGCGGGACACGCATGTGGGGCCTCGGCGGTTCGCCGGGGCCCCACGCCTGTTCCGGGACTCAGAGGCGGCGAGGGCCGGTGTCCGGGCGGTCCAGGGCGGAGCCGACACGGACGGCGGCGTGCAGCACCGACAGGCCGGCGGGGCGTACGAGCACCGGGTTCAGGGTCAGCGCGCGCACCCGGGGCTGCTCGTCGGCGAGCCGGCCGACCCGCAGCAGCAGGTCGGTCAGGGCGGCACGGTCGACCGGCGCCGCGCCCCGGTGACCGCGCAGCAGGGGCGCGGCCCGCGGCTCGTCCACCAGCTCGGCGGCGTCCCGGTCGGTCAGCGGCACCGCCCGCCACGCCCGGTCGCCGAGCAGCTCGGTGGCCACCCCGCCCAGGCCGAAACCGACCACCGGGCCGAACGCCGGATCCTCGACCAGCTCGACCACACAGGCCACGCCGGGCGGAACCATCGGCTGGACCAGCACGTCGGCGCCGAAGACGGCCGACATCTCGGCGTACGCGCGCCGGACCGTCGCCGTGTCGGGCAGGTCGAGCCGGACCGCACCCAGGTCGAGCCGGTGCCGCAGCCCCGGTGCCGCCGCCTTCAGGGCCACCGGGAAACCGAGCCCCGCCACCGCGTCGGCCGCCTCGTCCGCCGAGTGCGCCGGCACCGACGCCACCAGGTCGATCCCGTACGCGGCGAGCAGGGCGGCGACCTCCGCTCCCCCGTCCCGGCGCAGCGCGGCCTGGCCGGCGGCACGGTCGATCCCGGACAGCTCCGGCAACGTGCCGGGCGGACGGCGCAGCCAGTCGGCGTACCGGTGCACCCGGCCCAGGGCCCGGATCGCCTCCTCCACACCCCCGTACGTCGGCATCCCGGCCGGCGCCCGCCCGGCCAGGACCGTCGTCACGGCCGGCTTGCCGCCGCCGAGCGCGGCCGGCAGCGCGACGGTGAGGTCGGCGTCGGCCGGCTGCCCGGGCAGCGGCGGGGCGACCAGCACCGCGAGCGCGTCCACCCGCTCGTCGGCGGCCGCGCCGGCCAGCACGGCGGCGAACTCCGTCGCGCCGGCGTTCGGGCCGAGGTCGCGCGGGTAGCCGTCGGCGAGCGTGAGGCCCTGCGCCGCGCAGGCGGTGGCGGCTAGCCCGGTCAGCGCGGACGAGTTGCCCACCACGGCGACCCGCGGACCGGCCGGCAGCGGCTGATTGGCCAGCAGCACCCCGACGTCCAGCAGCTCGGCGACCGTGTCGACGCGGATCACCCCGGACTGGGCGAAGAGCGCGGCCACCGCCATCTCGTCCGGGCCGGCCGAGGGCCCGACGCCGGCGGGCCGGGCCGGTGAGGCGAGCGCCACCACCGGCTTGGCCCGCCCGATCCGCCGCACGAGCCGGGCGAACTTGCGCGGGTTGCCGAACGTCTCCAGGTACAACATGATCACGTCGGTGCCGGGGTCGTCCTGCCAGTACTGGAGCAGGTCGTTGCCGGACACGTCGGCCCGGTTACCGGCCGACACGAAGCTGGACAGGCCGAGACCACGCCGGTCCGCCTCGGCCAGCAGCGCCACCCCGAACGCCCCGGACTGGCTGAAGATGCCGACCCGCCCGGTCGGGGGCAGCGCCGGGGCGAGGGTCGCGTTGAGGCGTACCGCCGGGTCGGTGTTCGCCACGCCCAGGCAGTTCGGGCCGACCACCCGCATGCCCGCGGCGTGCGCGGCCCGGACCAGGGCCCGCTGCGCGGCGGCACCCTCCGCGCCGGACTCGGCGAAGCCGGCCGAGATCACCACGAGGCCGTGCACGCCGGCGGCGGCCGCGTCGGCGACCACCGCCGGCGCCGCGCCCGGCGGCACCGCCACCACCGCCAGGTCGACGGGCACACCGGCGTCGGCCGCCGACGGATACGCGGGCAGCCCGGCGACGGTCGCCGCGCCGGGGTGCACCGGCACGACCGCACCGGCGAAGCCGCCGCCCCGCAGGTGCCCGAGCACCGCCGCGCCCACCCCCTGACCGGTGGCGCTCGCGCCGTAGACCGCGACGCCGCGCGGCGCGAGCAGCCGGGCGATCGACCGGGCCTCGGTGCGGTGTTCCCGGCCGCGCTGCACCTCGAGGGTCGCCTCGGTGGGCGCGATCGGGAAGGTCAGGTGCACCACGCCGTCGGCGAACTGGCGCTGCACCTGGTAGCCGAAGTCGGAGAAGACCCGCAGCATCGCCCCGTTGGCCGGGAGCACCTCCGCCACGAAGTGGACGATGCCGACCCGGCGGGCCGCGTCGGCCAGGTGCTCCAGCAGCACCGAACCGATGCCCCGCCCCTGGTAGGCGTCCTCCACCACGAACGCGACCTCGGCCTCGGGGGCCTCCGGGCCGAGCCGCTCGTACCGGCCGACGGCGACGATCCCGCCGCCGGCCAGCACCACGAACGCCTCCCGGTCCCGGTGGTCGACGGTCACGAAGCGCTGGAGGTCCCGGTCGGGGATCCGGGGGTACGGCGAGAAGTAGCGCAGGTATCGGGTGCGCTCGGAGAAGCGTGAGTGCATCGCCACGATCCCCGGGGCGTCCGCCGGACGGATCTGTCGCAGCTGGACGGTCGTGCCGTCGCTGAGCAGCACGTCCACCGGTTGGTCCACGGTCGTCACCGGCCGGCCCTCCCCGGCCGGTTCAGTCGCGCGGGTCGTGCGGGTCGAGCCCGAGCAGGGGGAACACCGTCTTGCGGGTGGCCGCGATGGCCCGCTCCACGGCGCTCGGCTCCCCGGTCGGCTGCCACGGCTCGTACGACGGGTCGACGTCGTCGGTCATCCGCAGCGGCACGTCCCGGCCCGGGCGGCGCACGGCGGCCAACTCCCGCCAGGCGGGCGGCGTCAGCGTCGCCGGGTCGATCGGCTCACCGGTGGCGACGGCCAGCAGGTGCGTCCACGCCCGGGGCACCGCCTCGACCAGCGCGTAGCCACCGCCGCCGGTGGCGACCCAGCGGCCCTCGCAGAGCTCGTCGGCGAGCGCCCGCAGCGCCAGGTAGGTGGCGCGCTGACCGTCGACCGAGAGGTGCAGGTCGGCGAGCGGGTCGAGCCGGTGCGCGTCCGCGCCGCACTGGGTGACCAGCACCTGCGGCCGGAACGCGCGCAGCACGGACGGCACGATCGCGTGGAACGCGCGCTGCCAGCCGGCGTCGTCGGTGCCCGGCGGCAGTGCCACATTGACGGCGCTGCCCTCGGCGCCGGGCCCACCGGTCTCGTCGGGGAAGCCGGTGCCCGGGAACAGGGCGAGCGGCGTCTCGTGCACGCTGACCGTCAGCACCCGCGGGTCGTTCCAGAACACCTGCTGCACGCCGTCGCCGTGGTGGACGTCGACGTCCACGTACGCGATCCGCTCGGCGCCGAGGTCGAGCAGGCGGGCGATGGCCACGGCGGGGTCGTTGTAGACGCAGAACCCGGCGGCGCGGGCCGGCATGGCGTGGTGCAGCCCGCCGGCCACGTTGACCGCCCGTCGGGCGTCGCCCCGCCAGACCGCCTCGGCGGCGGCCACGGTCGCGCCGACGATCAGCGCGCTGGCCTCGTGCATGCCGGGGAACACCGGGTTGTCCGAGGTGCCCAGCCCGAAGCCGGCGAAGAGCGGATCACCGGGCGCGGCGCGGACGGCGTCGAGGTAGCGCGGGTCGTGCACCCGAGTGAGCAGCGCGTCGTCGGCCGGCTCCGGTTTGACCAGGCGCACGCCGGGCCGGTCCAGGACACCGAGCTCGCGGGCGAGCGCGAAGGTCAGCTCCACCCGGACCGGATCGAGCGGATGGTCACCCATGTCATAGGCGAGCAGCGACTCGTCCCACACCACGACCGTCTCGTCGGACATGCGCCCATCGTCGCACGTGGACCGGGACGCGGCAGCGCAGGCGCTGGTCAGGCCCCGGGTGTCGCCCCGGTGGCCACCGGTCGAGCGGGGTCGGCGACCCAGTTGCTCCACGACCCGACGTAGAGCGCCGCGTCCGGTCGGCCCGCGAGGTGCAGGGCCAGCACCGCCTGCGCGGCCGTCACGCCGGACCCGCAGTACGCGCCGACCGGCGCGTCCTCGGCCACCCCGGCGGCGGTGAACCGCTCGCGCAGCGCCGCCGCGGCGGGGAAGCGGCCGTCGGTCACGTACTCGGGGGCGGGCAGGTTGACCGCGCCGGGGACGTGCCCGGCCACCGGGTCGACGGGCTCGGTCTCGCCCCGGTAGCGGGGTGCCGCGCGGACGTCCAGGAGCACCCCGGTCTCCGCCGCCGCCAGGCGGGCCGCCTCCCCGGCGTCCAGCACCGGCAGCGCGCCCGGCCGGACCGTCACGTCGCCCGGCTCCGGCTCGGGCACGTCGGTGGTCACCGGCAGGCCCGCCGCCGCCCAGGCCGGGTAGCCGCCGTGCAGCAGGCGGACCGCCCGGTGCCCGGCCCAACGCAGCGTCCACCAGGCGCGGGCGGCGGCCATGCCGTCGCCACCGTCGTACACGACGACGGGGTGACCGGCGCGGACGCCGGCGGCGCGCAGCGCGGCCTCCAGCGCGGCCGGCTCGGGCAGCGGGTGCCGGCCGGCGGCGCCGGGCGCCCCGCAGAGGGCGGTGTCCAGGTCGACGAAGACCGCGCCGGGCAGGTGACCCACGGCATAGTCGTCCCGGCCGGGCGGCCCGACCAGGCGCCAGCGGACGTCGAGCAGCGTGGGCGGGGTGGCGGTGTCGAGCTCGGCGGCGAGCCGGTGGGGCTCGACGAGCAGCTCCTCGGGACCGGACATGCCGTCCAGTCAACACCATTCGGTGAACAGCACCGCGGTTCGGCTTCGGTCGTTACGCCTGGAGCGCGGTAGCATCGATCACCGGAGGGCCGCTGACGTGAAACATGATCTTGTCGACACGACGGAGATGTACCTGCGCACCATCCTCGAGCTCGAGGAGGAGGGGGTGCCGCCGCTGCGTGCCCGGATCGCCGAGCGGCTGAAGCAGAGCGGCCCGACGGTGAGCCAGACGGTCGCGCGGATGGAGCGCGACGGGCTGCTCACGGTCGAGGGTGACCGGCACCTCACGCTGACCGCCGACGGCCGGGCCGCCGCCGTCTCCGTGATGCGTAAGCACCGGCTCGCCGAGCTGCTGCTGGTGAACGTGATCGGCATGCCCTACGAGGAGGCCCACGACGAGGCCTGC
This genomic stretch from Micromonospora krabiensis harbors:
- the sigB gene encoding RNA polymerase sigma factor SigB; the encoded protein is MTEHRTRPAAGTQHDPADEALTDLDATDERGISTDLVRAYLNGIGRTKLLTAAQEVDLARRIEAGLFAEEKLATCTPVSPELKADLELIVAEGRAAKDHLLEANLRLVVSIAKRYTGRGMAFLDLIQEGNLGLIRAVEKFDYAKGYKFSTYATWWIRQAITRAMADQARTIRIPVHMVEQVNRMVRARRELSVSLGREPTVAEVARALDIPEFQVIELISYDREPVSLDQAVGEDGESALGDFVAAVDPRDEPGDAAAQGELRNEVRIVLATLSQREQAVIRLRFGLDDGRQRTLDEVGREFGLSRERIRQIEKVTLLKLRAPERAQRLEAYAC
- a CDS encoding bifunctional acetate--CoA ligase family protein/GNAT family N-acetyltransferase, yielding MTTVDQPVDVLLSDGTTVQLRQIRPADAPGIVAMHSRFSERTRYLRYFSPYPRIPDRDLQRFVTVDHRDREAFVVLAGGGIVAVGRYERLGPEAPEAEVAFVVEDAYQGRGIGSVLLEHLADAARRVGIVHFVAEVLPANGAMLRVFSDFGYQVQRQFADGVVHLTFPIAPTEATLEVQRGREHRTEARSIARLLAPRGVAVYGASATGQGVGAAVLGHLRGGGFAGAVVPVHPGAATVAGLPAYPSAADAGVPVDLAVVAVPPGAAPAVVADAAAAGVHGLVVISAGFAESGAEGAAAQRALVRAAHAAGMRVVGPNCLGVANTDPAVRLNATLAPALPPTGRVGIFSQSGAFGVALLAEADRRGLGLSSFVSAGNRADVSGNDLLQYWQDDPGTDVIMLYLETFGNPRKFARLVRRIGRAKPVVALASPARPAGVGPSAGPDEMAVAALFAQSGVIRVDTVAELLDVGVLLANQPLPAGPRVAVVGNSSALTGLAATACAAQGLTLADGYPRDLGPNAGATEFAAVLAGAAADERVDALAVLVAPPLPGQPADADLTVALPAALGGGKPAVTTVLAGRAPAGMPTYGGVEEAIRALGRVHRYADWLRRPPGTLPELSGIDRAAGQAALRRDGGAEVAALLAAYGIDLVASVPAHSADEAADAVAGLGFPVALKAAAPGLRHRLDLGAVRLDLPDTATVRRAYAEMSAVFGADVLVQPMVPPGVACVVELVEDPAFGPVVGFGLGGVATELLGDRAWRAVPLTDRDAAELVDEPRAAPLLRGHRGAAPVDRAALTDLLLRVGRLADEQPRVRALTLNPVLVRPAGLSVLHAAVRVGSALDRPDTGPRRL
- a CDS encoding acetoin utilization protein AcuC — encoded protein: MSDETVVVWDESLLAYDMGDHPLDPVRVELTFALARELGVLDRPGVRLVKPEPADDALLTRVHDPRYLDAVRAAPGDPLFAGFGLGTSDNPVFPGMHEASALIVGATVAAAEAVWRGDARRAVNVAGGLHHAMPARAAGFCVYNDPAVAIARLLDLGAERIAYVDVDVHHGDGVQQVFWNDPRVLTVSVHETPLALFPGTGFPDETGGPGAEGSAVNVALPPGTDDAGWQRAFHAIVPSVLRAFRPQVLVTQCGADAHRLDPLADLHLSVDGQRATYLALRALADELCEGRWVATGGGGYALVEAVPRAWTHLLAVATGEPIDPATLTPPAWRELAAVRRPGRDVPLRMTDDVDPSYEPWQPTGEPSAVERAIAATRKTVFPLLGLDPHDPRD
- a CDS encoding sulfurtransferase — protein: MSGPEELLVEPHRLAAELDTATPPTLLDVRWRLVGPPGRDDYAVGHLPGAVFVDLDTALCGAPGAAGRHPLPEPAALEAALRAAGVRAGHPVVVYDGGDGMAAARAWWTLRWAGHRAVRLLHGGYPAWAAAGLPVTTDVPEPEPGDVTVRPGALPVLDAGEAARLAAAETGVLLDVRAAPRYRGETEPVDPVAGHVPGAVNLPAPEYVTDGRFPAAAALRERFTAAGVAEDAPVGAYCGSGVTAAQAVLALHLAGRPDAALYVGSWSNWVADPARPVATGATPGA